A window from Opitutia bacterium ISCC 52 encodes these proteins:
- a CDS encoding glucose-6-phosphate dehydrogenase assembly protein OpcA: protein MASVFSVIPGIELPVSEVVDTMAKLWEADEPKRGHAAPSEFRASQMNLILHLGYGTTNEEAKQLFKTANEFAHAYPSRIIILCPTPAEDANTLLTGKLYSGCYIGSSRRDMRCFEILTLGYDVNAPKYLENQVSVWLESDLPTYYWTHRLPPDRINTIYKSFISFCKQKVYDSSIEGREFRSKLDEPNAFRNLSYARLLPMRQSIGQGLSGFEPSLLTDKLEIAALICSPDFFLEGGALSHWIFNCLKACAEVSGIKLPFDLLDVETSETEGGSDFDLQFNYSDGKTLRFQADIATGTASLVGNMGRADFNYSLRAGLLSPENTLAEAIFFNS, encoded by the coding sequence ATGGCTTCTGTATTCAGCGTAATCCCTGGAATTGAGCTTCCAGTATCTGAGGTGGTCGACACCATGGCTAAGCTATGGGAAGCGGACGAACCGAAGCGCGGACACGCCGCCCCTTCGGAGTTTCGCGCTTCGCAGATGAATCTTATTTTGCATCTCGGTTACGGAACCACCAATGAGGAAGCAAAGCAGTTGTTCAAAACAGCCAACGAGTTTGCGCATGCGTATCCCAGTCGAATTATCATTCTTTGCCCAACGCCGGCTGAAGATGCAAATACGCTACTGACCGGAAAGCTCTATTCTGGGTGTTATATCGGTTCGAGTCGGCGAGATATGAGATGCTTCGAGATATTGACCCTCGGGTATGATGTAAATGCACCCAAATACCTGGAAAACCAGGTTTCCGTATGGCTCGAGAGTGATTTACCCACCTATTATTGGACCCATCGACTTCCGCCTGACCGAATCAATACCATCTACAAAAGCTTTATTAGTTTCTGCAAACAGAAGGTCTACGACTCATCGATTGAGGGTAGGGAGTTTCGGAGTAAATTAGATGAGCCAAATGCATTCCGAAATCTTAGTTATGCACGGCTATTACCAATGCGGCAGTCAATTGGGCAGGGGCTCAGTGGTTTTGAGCCATCGCTCCTGACTGATAAGCTCGAAATCGCCGCTTTGATCTGCTCCCCGGACTTTTTCTTGGAGGGGGGAGCCCTTTCTCATTGGATTTTCAACTGCTTGAAGGCTTGCGCGGAAGTGTCTGGTATCAAGTTGCCCTTTGACCTTCTCGATGTTGAAACGTCGGAAACGGAGGGGGGGAGCGACTTTGATCTCCAATTTAACTATTCCGATGGCAAAACGCTAAGATTTCAGGCTGATATTGCGACAGGCACGGCTTCCTTAGTCGGAAATATGGGACGCGCAGATTTTAATTACTCTCTGCGAGCCGGACTATTGTCTCCT